In Mytilus edulis chromosome 7, xbMytEdul2.2, whole genome shotgun sequence, a single genomic region encodes these proteins:
- the LOC139483125 gene encoding LOW QUALITY PROTEIN: galactoside alpha-(1,2)-fucosyltransferase 1-like (The sequence of the model RefSeq protein was modified relative to this genomic sequence to represent the inferred CDS: deleted 1 base in 1 codon; substituted 1 base at 1 genomic stop codon), with protein sequence MKNEPSKGKGAQRLIFYVNVKSGNNFIRVESPSPFRTQIFNITIISKGAVINSQKVVHSICPTFSGRIGNKLFIYASSYGIARSKGMEVVINTNCELLQYFTLYADVRKDTSICDSRNIKTLKEEHSAVYDKRILDFSSTQNVRLLQHLQSYLYFDQYKEELRDQFTHSDKMIKKATLILDNKLXGYNIYRNSTYHKNHKYKYMKVYNETSHKKITFIGVHIRRGDWTEYPDAGYNVPTKEYLRKAVEWYQSRMENLVFVVASNGMKWAKDNMPKNITTVFLEGNSAWLDLSTVTLCEHFISSSGTFSWWAAWLTVGNVTFFKWPAKEGTRFRTSYSKDYKDYYYSNWIGL encoded by the exons ATGAAGAATGAACCTTCTAAAGGAAAAGGTGCACAGAGAT TGATATTTTACGTCAATGTCAAGTCTGGTAATAATTTCATACGAGTAGAAAGTCCATCGCCCTTCAGAACACAGATATTCAACATAACGATAATAAGCAAAGGCGCGGTGATCAATTCGCAGAAAGTAGTACACTCTATATGTCCTACTTTTTCAGGGAGAATtggaaataaactttttatttatgCTTCATCCTATGGTATAGCGAGAAGTAAAGGGATGGAAGTGGTTATTAATACAAACTGTGAACTTCTGCAATATTTTACCTTATACGCAGACGTACGAAAAGACACATCAATATGTGATTCACgaaatattaaaacattgaaAGAAGAACATTCAGCCGTTTATGATAAAAGAATACTGGATTTTAGTAGTACACAAAATGTTAGACTACTTCAACATTTACAATCCTACCTTTATTTTGATCAATATAAAGAGGAATTGAGAGACCAATTTACCCACAGTGACAAAATGATTAAAAAGGCGACTTTAATTCTAGACAATAAAC TTTAAGGATATAATATTTACAGAAATAGTACATATCACAAAAACCACAAGTATAAATATATGAAGGTATATAATGAGACTTCGCATAAAAAGATAACATTTATCGGCGTTCATATACGTCGTGGTGACTGGACAGAATACCCGGATGCTGGCTATAATGTGCCAACGAAGGAATATTTAAGGAAAGCAGTTGAGTGGTACCAGTCTAGAATGGAAAATTTAGTGTTTGTCGTAGCGTCAAACGGAATGAAATGGGCGAAGGATAACATGCCCAAAAATATAACTACTGTATTTTTAGAGGGAAATTCAGCCTGGTTAGACTTATCAACTGTTACATTATGTGAACATTTTATTTCATCGTCTGGAACATTTAGCTGGTGGGCAGCATGGTTGACGGTTGGAAATGTAACATTCTTTAAATGGCCGGCAAAAGAAGGAACTCGCTTCCGAACATCGTATAGTAAAGATTACaaagattattattattcaaATTGGATTGGTCTGTAA